The following proteins are encoded in a genomic region of Spirochaetota bacterium:
- a CDS encoding RsmD family RNA methyltransferase — protein sequence MFSYIISGKYKGRKIFIPKTNIRPTTNLVREALFSIIGNNIEGKSFLDVFAGSGIIGIEALSRGASYVTFVDLNRIATNTIKRNLNNIFHPNEKNLSYNILDIYNKMRNNKYDNNKDLKNSESTENNSSLYKIFNIDFRKFFKINIEKFDYIFFSPPYFENFEDDILNCLIEYKPLKEDGTAIVQIFKKIDLNLENKNLIKIDERRYGITKLIFLKYKN from the coding sequence ATGTTTTCTTATATAATTTCCGGAAAATATAAAGGAAGAAAAATTTTTATACCAAAAACAAATATTAGACCAACAACAAACCTAGTAAGGGAAGCTTTATTTTCAATTATTGGAAACAATATTGAAGGTAAAAGTTTTCTCGATGTATTTGCTGGTTCTGGAATAATTGGAATAGAAGCTCTTTCCAGAGGTGCTTCATATGTAACTTTTGTTGATCTTAATAGAATAGCAACAAACACAATTAAAAGAAATCTTAATAATATTTTTCATCCAAATGAAAAAAACTTAAGTTACAACATTCTTGATATTTATAATAAAATGAGAAATAATAAATATGATAATAATAAAGATTTAAAAAATTCAGAATCTACTGAAAATAATAGTTCATTATATAAAATATTTAACATCGATTTTAGAAAGTTTTTTAAGATAAACATAGAGAAGTTTGATTATATATTTTTCTCTCCTCCATATTTTGAGAATTTTGAAGATGACATTTTAAACTGTTTAATAGAATATAAGCCACTAAAAGAAGATGGTACAGCAATAGTTCAAATTTTTAAAAAGATAGATTTAAACTTAGAAAATAAAAATCTTATAAAAATAGATGAA